The proteins below are encoded in one region of Mycobacterium shinjukuense:
- a CDS encoding LLM class F420-dependent oxidoreductase, which produces MRFGLFIPQGWRMDLVGIEPEKHWAVMRDLATYADNSAWDSLWVYDHFHTVPLPTDEATHEAWSLMAAYAASTSRIKLGQMCTAMSYRNPVYLAKVAATADIISGGRIQMGVGGGWYEHEWRAYGYGFPSAGVRLGRLDEGVQIMRAAWRDGKVSFNGEHYQVDGAIVAPKPLQNNGIPLWIAGGGEKVTLRIAAQYAQYTNFTPEPAAFAHKSEVLAQHCDKLGTDFDAIVRSANFTALVGSSDTDVKDRLQRVRDRLAGYVPEAVADSMVAGGSGPDSATGTPEQVIERIAKIRDLGCEYAICYFPEAAYDRSGIELFEREVIPALS; this is translated from the coding sequence ATGCGCTTCGGTCTTTTCATTCCGCAAGGCTGGCGAATGGATCTCGTTGGCATCGAACCCGAGAAGCACTGGGCGGTGATGCGCGATCTCGCCACCTACGCCGACAACAGCGCATGGGACTCACTGTGGGTCTACGACCACTTCCATACCGTCCCGCTGCCCACCGATGAAGCCACCCACGAGGCATGGTCGTTGATGGCGGCATACGCGGCGAGCACATCGCGGATCAAGCTCGGTCAGATGTGCACGGCGATGAGCTACCGCAATCCCGTTTACCTCGCCAAGGTGGCGGCTACTGCCGACATCATCTCGGGTGGGCGGATACAGATGGGCGTCGGCGGTGGCTGGTATGAACACGAGTGGCGCGCTTACGGCTACGGCTTTCCGTCGGCCGGCGTGCGGTTGGGTCGGCTGGACGAGGGCGTGCAGATCATGCGGGCCGCCTGGCGTGACGGCAAAGTCAGCTTCAACGGTGAGCACTATCAGGTCGACGGCGCGATCGTGGCTCCGAAGCCTTTGCAGAACAATGGTATTCCGCTATGGATTGCCGGCGGCGGCGAGAAGGTAACGCTGCGCATCGCGGCGCAGTACGCGCAATACACCAACTTCACGCCGGAGCCCGCGGCGTTCGCCCACAAGTCAGAAGTATTGGCACAGCACTGCGACAAGTTGGGCACCGACTTCGACGCCATCGTGCGATCGGCGAACTTCACCGCGCTGGTCGGCAGTTCGGACACCGATGTCAAAGACCGGCTGCAGCGGGTCCGTGACCGCCTGGCCGGCTATGTACCCGAGGCCGTCGCGGATTCAATGGTCGCCGGTGGCAGTGGCCCGGACTCGGCGACGGGCACGCCGGAACAAGTGATCGAGCGGATCGCGAAGATCCGTGACCTCGGGTGTGAGTATGCGATCTGCTATTTCCCGGAGGCCGCGTATGACCGCTCCGGAATCGAGCTTTTCGAACGCGAGGTAATTCCCGCTCTGAGCTAG
- a CDS encoding PE family protein, whose amino-acid sequence MVNVITAPEMVAAAATDLANIDAVITAANAAAAGPTMSVLASAADEVSVAIAQLFGAYAQSYQSLSAQAATFHARFVQALIAAGNAYATAEAANATALQTLEQQALGVINAPTQTLLGRPLIGNGAAGAPGTGQNGAPGGLLYGNGGAGGSGGGSHPGGGNGGDAGLFGRGGAGGLGAPGAPGGNGGNGGLIYGIGGAGGAGGNAIVPGGNGGMGGNGGSAGLFGQGGPGGSGGLGAVGADGVNPSPLPAGPAAASGTPGTTIANYGGPGGPGANGVSGPTVGQPGGTGGGGGNGDLAGGNGGNGGIGGDGARGGMGGAGGTGNNFGGGAGGAGGAGGAGATGGMGGAGGDSVTGIGGAGGNGGTGGTGAAGGMGGTGGTGVVGGPGGTGGAGGVGASGGAGGSGGAGGAGGRGGLLMGDGGVGGTGGAGADGGTGDQGGNGGKGGTGGLNLANTDRGNGGNGGNGGNGGAGGAGGNGGNGGAGGASGLWGSAGTPGAGGTAGAGGTGGSPGSGGAGGATAGIGPFPGLPGGPGQTGATGADGIDGLPG is encoded by the coding sequence ATGGTGAATGTGATCACTGCGCCGGAGATGGTGGCAGCGGCGGCAACGGATTTGGCCAACATTGACGCGGTGATCACCGCCGCTAATGCCGCGGCCGCAGGCCCGACGATGTCGGTGCTGGCTTCGGCCGCCGATGAGGTGTCGGTGGCGATCGCGCAGCTGTTCGGCGCGTACGCGCAGAGCTATCAGTCCCTTAGTGCGCAAGCGGCGACGTTTCATGCGCGGTTTGTCCAGGCCTTGATTGCCGCTGGCAATGCGTACGCGACCGCGGAGGCGGCCAACGCCACGGCGTTGCAGACCCTAGAGCAACAGGCGCTCGGTGTGATCAACGCACCCACCCAGACGCTGCTGGGGCGCCCGTTGATCGGCAACGGCGCCGCCGGGGCGCCCGGAACCGGGCAAAATGGAGCGCCCGGTGGGCTGCTCTACGGAAACGGCGGGGCCGGCGGGTCTGGCGGCGGCAGCCATCCCGGAGGCGGTAACGGCGGCGACGCAGGGCTCTTCGGCCGCGGCGGTGCCGGTGGGCTAGGTGCCCCTGGGGCGCCCGGCGGCAACGGCGGGAACGGCGGGCTGATTTACGGCATCGGCGGCGCCGGCGGGGCCGGCGGCAACGCCATCGTCCCGGGTGGCAATGGCGGCATGGGCGGCAACGGCGGATCGGCTGGGTTATTCGGTCAGGGCGGGCCCGGCGGCAGCGGCGGCCTGGGCGCGGTCGGCGCCGACGGTGTCAACCCCAGCCCGCTCCCGGCAGGCCCCGCCGCGGCCTCCGGCACCCCAGGCACCACCATTGCGAACTATGGCGGGCCCGGTGGGCCCGGCGCCAACGGAGTCAGCGGCCCCACCGTCGGTCAGCCGGGCGGTACCGGGGGTGGGGGCGGCAACGGGGATTTGGCCGGCGGTAATGGCGGCAACGGGGGAATCGGTGGTGACGGTGCCCGGGGTGGCATGGGCGGTGCCGGCGGAACCGGCAACAACTTCGGGGGCGGCGCGGGCGGCGCCGGGGGGGCCGGCGGCGCCGGCGCAACCGGCGGCATGGGCGGTGCCGGCGGAGATAGCGTCACCGGCATCGGCGGCGCCGGCGGCAACGGCGGCACCGGGGGCACCGGCGCTGCGGGCGGCATGGGCGGCACCGGCGGCACCGGCGTCGTGGGCGGCCCCGGCGGGACCGGCGGGGCTGGCGGTGTCGGCGCCTCCGGCGGCGCTGGCGGCAGCGGCGGCGCCGGGGGTGCCGGCGGGCGGGGCGGCCTATTGATGGGCGACGGCGGCGTCGGCGGAACCGGAGGCGCCGGCGCCGACGGCGGTACCGGAGACCAGGGCGGGAACGGCGGCAAAGGGGGCACCGGCGGATTGAACCTCGCCAACACCGATCGGGGCAATGGCGGCAACGGCGGCAACGGCGGCAACGGCGGTGCCGGCGGCGCGGGCGGAAACGGCGGAAACGGCGGCGCGGGCGGGGCCAGCGGGCTTTGGGGCAGCGCGGGGACTCCCGGTGCCGGCGGCACCGCGGGTGCCGGCGGCACCGGGGGCAGCCCCGGATCCGGGGGTGCCGGCGGAGCAACCGCAGGCATCGGCCCCTTTCCCGGCCTCCCCGGTGGCCCCGGTCAGACTGGCGCCACGGGGGCCGACGGCATAGACGGCCTCCCCGGCTGA
- a CDS encoding DNA repair helicase XPB gives MTPGPLIVQSDKTVLLEVDHELAGEARAAISPFAELERAPEHVHTYRITPLALWNARAAGHDAEQVVDALVCYSRYAVPQPLLVDIVDTMARYGRLQLVKNPAHGLTLVSQDRAVLAEVLRNKKIAPMLGARIDEDTVVVHPSERGRVKQLLLKIGWPAEDLAGYVDGEAHPISLHQEGWELRDYQQVAADSFWAGGSGVVVLPCGAGKTLVGAAAMAKACATTLILVTNIVAARQWKRELVARTSLTADEIGEYSGERKEIRPVTISTYQMITRRIKGEYRHLELFDSRDWGLIIYDEVHLLPAPVFRMTADLQSKRRLGLTATLIREDGREGDVFSLIGPKRYDAPWKDIEAQGWIAPAECVEIRVTMTDNERMMYATAEPEERYRLCSTVHTKIAVVKSILAKHPGEQTLVIGAYLDQLEELGAELDAPVIQGSTKTAEREALFDAFRRGKVSKLVVSKVANFSIDLPEASVAVQVSGTFGSRQEEAQRLGRILRPKADGGGAIFYSVVARDSLDAEYAAHRQRFLAEQGYGYIIRDADDLLGPAI, from the coding sequence ATGACCCCCGGGCCGTTGATCGTGCAGTCCGACAAGACGGTGCTGCTCGAAGTGGACCACGAGCTGGCCGGCGAGGCACGCGCCGCCATCTCGCCGTTCGCCGAGCTGGAACGCGCACCCGAACACGTGCACACCTACCGGATCACGCCGCTGGCGCTGTGGAACGCCCGCGCCGCCGGGCACGACGCCGAGCAGGTCGTCGACGCGCTGGTCTGTTACTCCCGCTACGCGGTGCCGCAGCCACTGCTGGTCGACATCGTCGACACCATGGCCCGTTACGGTCGGCTGCAATTGGTCAAAAACCCCGCGCATGGCCTGACGTTGGTGAGCCAGGACCGCGCAGTGCTCGCGGAGGTGCTGCGCAACAAGAAGATCGCACCGATGCTGGGTGCCCGCATCGACGAGGACACCGTTGTCGTGCACCCCAGCGAACGCGGCCGGGTCAAGCAGCTGCTGCTCAAGATCGGTTGGCCCGCAGAGGATCTCGCCGGATACGTCGACGGCGAAGCGCACCCGATCAGCCTGCACCAGGAGGGCTGGGAGCTGCGCGACTACCAGCAAGTGGCCGCGGACTCGTTCTGGGCCGGCGGCTCCGGGGTAGTGGTGCTGCCCTGCGGCGCGGGCAAGACTCTGGTCGGCGCGGCCGCCATGGCCAAAGCGTGTGCGACAACACTGATCCTGGTCACCAACATCGTCGCGGCCCGGCAATGGAAACGCGAGCTGGTTGCCCGCACCTCGCTGACCGCGGACGAGATCGGCGAATACTCGGGCGAACGCAAGGAAATTCGGCCTGTCACCATCTCGACATACCAGATGATCACCCGCCGCATCAAAGGCGAGTACCGGCATCTGGAGCTGTTCGACAGCCGCGACTGGGGGCTGATCATTTACGACGAGGTGCATCTGCTGCCGGCACCGGTGTTCCGGATGACCGCCGACCTGCAATCTAAGCGGCGGCTGGGTCTCACCGCGACACTAATCCGTGAGGATGGCCGCGAGGGTGACGTTTTCTCCCTCATCGGCCCGAAACGCTATGACGCGCCCTGGAAGGACATCGAGGCACAGGGCTGGATCGCGCCGGCCGAGTGCGTCGAAATCCGGGTCACGATGACCGACAACGAACGAATGATGTACGCCACCGCAGAACCCGAGGAACGCTACCGACTGTGCTCGACGGTGCACACCAAAATCGCTGTGGTCAAGTCGATTCTAGCGAAGCACCCCGGCGAGCAGACCCTGGTGATCGGCGCTTACCTCGACCAACTGGAGGAACTTGGCGCAGAGCTGGACGCTCCGGTGATCCAGGGCTCGACGAAAACCGCCGAACGCGAAGCGCTCTTCGATGCCTTCCGCCGCGGCAAGGTCTCCAAGCTGGTGGTGTCCAAGGTGGCCAACTTCTCCATCGACTTGCCGGAAGCCTCGGTGGCGGTGCAGGTTTCGGGTACTTTCGGCTCCCGCCAGGAGGAGGCCCAGCGGCTCGGCCGGATACTGCGGCCCAAGGCCGACGGTGGCGGCGCGATCTTCTACTCTGTGGTGGCCCGCGACAGCCTGGACGCCGAGTACGCCGCACACCGGCAGCGGTTCTTGGCCGAGCAGGGCTACGGTTACATCATCCGCGACGCGGACGACCTACTTGGCCCGGCGATTTAG
- a CDS encoding helicase-associated domain-containing protein: MTRQTPTEHSPDIPLGSWLADLPDERLILLLQLRPDLAQPPPGSIAALAARAQARQSVKAATDELDFLRLALLDALLVLQADTAPVPIAKVLALIGDRAGQAEVSEALTDLKHRALAWGEAAVRVVADAAAALPWHPGQVTLEDSSRTGEQIADLLAGLDHAQRDVLDKLLAGSPMGRTRDAAPGAPPDRPVPRLLASGLLRRIDAETVILPRLVGQLLRGERPGPMQLTAPDPVVSTTTPDDADAAAAGAVIDLLRELDVLLESLGATPVAELRSGGLGIREVRRLAKATGIDEQRLGLILEVAAAAGLIACGMPVPEPSYGDGPYWAPTATADRFTAMPAAERWHLLASTWLDLPGRPALIGSRGPDAKPYGALSGSLFSTAAPWDRRLLLGMLAELPAGAGVDADSASAALIWRRPRWARRLQPGPVADLLTEGHALGLLGRGAISTPGRALLDESIDPGAVVGAMTKALPKPIDHFLIQADLTVVVPGPLHRDLAEQLASVAAVESAGTAMVYRVSEQSIRHALDIGKTRDWMHAFFANHSKTPVPQGLTYLIDDVARRHGQLRIGLAASFVRCDDTALLAQAVAAPAAEGLQLRALAPTVAVSPAPISEVLAALRSAGFAPAAEDSTGAIVDVRPRGARLPAPQQRRPYRPPPRPSGETLNAVVAVLRKVTGAPFGNIRVDPAVAMSLLQRAAKDQATVLIGYLDAAGVATQRVVSPIAIRGGQLLAFDSASGRLREFAVHRITSVMSADDR; this comes from the coding sequence ATGACCCGGCAAACCCCGACCGAACACAGCCCGGACATCCCGCTGGGGTCCTGGCTGGCCGACTTGCCCGACGAGCGGCTGATCCTGCTGCTGCAGCTGCGACCAGACCTGGCCCAGCCACCACCCGGCAGCATCGCCGCACTGGCCGCCCGGGCCCAGGCCCGGCAGTCCGTCAAGGCCGCCACCGACGAGCTCGACTTCCTGCGGCTCGCGCTGCTGGACGCATTGCTGGTGTTGCAGGCCGATACCGCTCCGGTCCCGATCGCCAAGGTGCTCGCATTGATCGGCGACCGCGCCGGCCAGGCCGAAGTCAGCGAGGCGCTGACCGACCTGAAGCACCGCGCCTTGGCCTGGGGGGAGGCCGCCGTCCGGGTGGTCGCCGACGCCGCGGCGGCGCTGCCGTGGCATCCGGGGCAGGTCACCCTGGAGGATTCCTCGCGCACCGGTGAGCAGATTGCCGATCTGCTCGCCGGGCTCGACCACGCGCAGCGCGACGTGCTGGACAAGCTGCTGGCCGGGTCCCCGATGGGACGCACCCGCGACGCCGCGCCCGGGGCGCCGCCGGACCGCCCGGTGCCGCGGCTGCTGGCGAGCGGCCTGTTGCGGCGCATCGATGCCGAGACGGTGATCCTGCCCCGCCTCGTCGGACAGCTGCTGCGCGGCGAGCGGCCCGGGCCGATGCAACTGACCGCGCCCGACCCGGTGGTTTCCACCACCACGCCCGACGACGCCGATGCCGCAGCGGCCGGAGCCGTCATCGACCTGCTGCGCGAGCTGGACGTCCTACTGGAAAGCCTCGGCGCCACACCGGTTGCCGAGCTCCGCAGCGGCGGGCTTGGGATTCGTGAAGTCAGGCGGCTGGCCAAGGCGACCGGAATCGACGAGCAGCGGTTGGGCCTGATCCTTGAGGTGGCCGCGGCGGCCGGGCTGATCGCCTGCGGCATGCCCGTTCCCGAACCGAGCTACGGTGACGGCCCCTACTGGGCACCCACGGCGACCGCCGACCGGTTCACCGCGATGCCAGCCGCCGAGCGTTGGCACCTGCTGGCCAGCACCTGGCTGGACCTGCCGGGCCGGCCGGCATTGATCGGCAGCCGCGGTCCGGACGCCAAACCTTATGGCGCTCTGTCGGGTTCGCTGTTCTCCACAGCCGCCCCGTGGGATCGTCGGCTGTTGCTTGGCATGCTCGCCGAGCTGCCCGCCGGTGCCGGTGTCGATGCCGACAGCGCGTCGGCGGCACTGATCTGGCGGCGCCCACGCTGGGCCCGGCGACTGCAGCCGGGGCCCGTCGCAGATCTGCTGACCGAAGGCCACGCGTTGGGGCTGCTGGGTCGCGGAGCGATCAGCACGCCCGGACGCGCGCTGCTGGACGAGTCCATCGATCCGGGCGCCGTCGTCGGCGCGATGACGAAGGCGCTGCCCAAACCGATCGACCACTTCCTGATCCAGGCCGACTTGACCGTCGTGGTGCCGGGTCCGCTGCACCGTGACCTCGCCGAGCAGCTGGCCAGCGTCGCCGCCGTGGAGTCGGCCGGCACGGCGATGGTGTACCGCGTCAGCGAGCAGTCGATCCGGCATGCGCTCGACATCGGCAAGACCCGCGACTGGATGCACGCATTCTTTGCAAACCACTCCAAAACCCCGGTGCCCCAAGGGCTCACCTACCTGATCGACGATGTCGCGCGCCGTCACGGTCAGCTTCGGATCGGCCTGGCCGCATCGTTCGTGCGCTGCGACGACACCGCGCTGCTGGCCCAGGCGGTGGCCGCGCCCGCCGCCGAAGGGCTCCAGCTTCGCGCCCTGGCACCGACCGTGGCGGTGTCCCCCGCGCCGATCTCCGAAGTGCTCGCCGCGTTGCGGAGCGCAGGGTTTGCCCCGGCCGCCGAAGACTCCACCGGCGCCATCGTCGACGTCCGGCCCCGCGGGGCCCGGTTGCCCGCGCCGCAGCAACGCCGCCCGTACCGCCCGCCGCCGCGCCCAAGCGGTGAGACGCTGAATGCGGTGGTCGCGGTGCTGCGTAAGGTGACCGGCGCACCGTTCGGCAATATCCGGGTCGACCCGGCGGTCGCGATGTCGCTGCTGCAGCGCGCCGCGAAGGATCAAGCCACGGTATTGATCGGTTATCTCGACGCCGCCGGCGTGGCCACCCAGCGGGTGGTATCGCCAATCGCCATCCGTGGCGGACAACTGCTGGCGTTTGATTCGGCGTCGGGGCGGCTGCGCGAGTTCGCCGTTCACCGCATCACATCGGTGATGTCGGCGGACGACCGATAA
- the moaC gene encoding cyclic pyranopterin monophosphate synthase MoaC, with protein MASASGASDHRSGGLSHLDERGAAHMVDVTDKGATRRTAVAAGALRTSPEVVTLISTGGLPKGDALATARVAGILAAKRTSDLIPLCHQLALTGVDIDFTVGASDIEITATVRCTDRTGVEMEALTAVSVAALTLYDMIKAVDPAARIDDIRVLRKAGGRSGSWAR; from the coding sequence GTGGCCAGCGCCTCCGGAGCATCCGACCACCGTTCGGGCGGGCTGTCGCACCTGGACGAGCGGGGAGCCGCGCACATGGTCGACGTCACCGACAAGGGGGCCACCAGGCGCACCGCCGTCGCTGCCGGTGCGCTGCGTACCTCGCCGGAGGTGGTGACGTTGATCTCGACCGGTGGCCTACCGAAGGGCGATGCGCTGGCTACCGCTCGAGTGGCAGGCATCCTGGCGGCCAAACGAACCAGCGATCTGATCCCGCTGTGTCACCAGCTTGCGCTCACCGGCGTCGACATCGATTTCACGGTCGGCGCCTCCGATATCGAGATCACCGCGACGGTACGGTGCACCGACCGAACGGGCGTCGAGATGGAGGCGTTGACCGCCGTCAGCGTGGCGGCGCTGACGCTCTACGACATGATCAAGGCGGTCGACCCGGCCGCGCGCATCGATGACATTCGGGTGCTCCGCAAAGCGGGCGGCCGCAGCGGAAGCTGGGCACGATGA
- a CDS encoding MogA/MoaB family molybdenum cofactor biosynthesis protein, with protein sequence MTGARTARIIIASTRASSGVYSDECGPIIAQWLGERGFSAAQPQVVADGNPVGEALQEALQDGVDVIITSGGTGISPTDSTPEQTVAVLDFVIPGLADAIRHSGLPKVPTSMLSRGVCGVAGRTLIVNLPGSPGGVRDGLGVLSAVLDHALDQLAGEDHPR encoded by the coding sequence ATGACCGGTGCCCGAACCGCCCGAATCATCATCGCTTCGACGCGTGCGTCCTCGGGTGTGTACTCCGATGAATGCGGGCCGATTATCGCGCAATGGCTTGGCGAGCGCGGGTTTTCGGCTGCGCAGCCGCAGGTTGTCGCCGACGGCAACCCGGTTGGGGAGGCGCTGCAGGAGGCGCTGCAGGACGGAGTCGACGTGATCATCACCTCCGGCGGCACCGGCATCTCACCCACCGACAGCACCCCCGAGCAGACCGTGGCGGTGCTGGACTTCGTCATTCCCGGGCTGGCCGACGCGATTCGTCACTCGGGCCTGCCGAAGGTGCCGACGTCGATGCTGTCCCGCGGGGTGTGCGGGGTGGCCGGCCGCACCCTGATTGTCAATCTGCCCGGTTCACCCGGCGGTGTCCGCGACGGCCTCGGGGTGCTCTCCGCTGTGCTCGACCACGCGCTTGACCAGCTCGCCGGCGAAGATCACCCCCGATGA
- a CDS encoding molybdenum cofactor biosynthesis protein MoaE, producing the protein MTLVLRAALTDRPIFLAEHQDLVSHQSAGAIVGFVGMIRDHDAGRRVLRLEYSAHPSAEQVLADVVAEVAKESSGVRAVAASHRIGVLQIGEAALVAAVAADHRRAAFATCAQLVDTIKERLPVWKHQFFEDGSDEWVGSA; encoded by the coding sequence ATGACGCTGGTGCTGCGCGCCGCGCTGACAGACCGGCCGATCTTTCTGGCTGAGCACCAGGACTTGGTGAGCCATCAGTCCGCCGGAGCCATCGTCGGGTTCGTCGGGATGATCCGTGACCACGACGCTGGACGCCGGGTGCTGCGGCTGGAGTATTCCGCGCACCCGTCGGCGGAACAGGTCCTCGCCGATGTGGTAGCCGAGGTCGCCAAGGAGTCGAGCGGGGTGCGGGCCGTCGCGGCCAGCCATCGAATCGGCGTCCTGCAGATCGGGGAGGCGGCGTTGGTGGCCGCGGTTGCCGCCGATCATCGACGGGCGGCGTTTGCCACCTGCGCGCAGCTGGTGGACACCATCAAGGAGCGGCTGCCGGTGTGGAAGCACCAGTTCTTCGAAGACGGGTCCGACGAATGGGTGGGTTCGGCATAG
- a CDS encoding transglycosylase family protein — protein sequence MSGRHRKPTTSSVSVAKIAFTGAVLGGGSIAMAAQAAAATDGEWDQVARCESGGNWSINTGNGYLGGLQFTPGTWAAHGGGQYAPSAQLATREQQIAVAERVLATQGRGAWPVCGRGLSAPTPREVLAPAAMDAPLDAPAVNGEPAALAAPPADAPASAEAPVPVELAPADPAPAVQPAGNDLPAALGEPIPAADPAALAPAVDLPQAPADLAPAPANLAQPVPADLAQPVPADLAPAPGDVAPAPADLAQPVPADLAPAPGDVAPAPADLAPAPADLAPAPAPAIIETDWQPADPAPQPADVPQPVPGDVDNAPVEIHQVANVAYTKRLWDAIRAQDISGNDALDALARPSVLS from the coding sequence ATGAGTGGACGTCACCGTAAGCCCACGACATCGAGCGTCAGCGTCGCCAAGATCGCCTTCACCGGCGCGGTGCTCGGCGGCGGCAGCATCGCCATGGCGGCCCAGGCGGCCGCGGCGACCGACGGCGAATGGGATCAGGTAGCCCGTTGCGAGTCCGGCGGCAACTGGTCGATCAACACCGGCAACGGCTACCTCGGCGGCTTGCAGTTCACCCCAGGCACCTGGGCCGCGCATGGCGGTGGCCAGTATGCCCCGTCGGCCCAGCTGGCCACCAGAGAACAGCAGATAGCCGTCGCCGAGCGCGTGCTGGCGACCCAGGGTCGCGGCGCCTGGCCGGTGTGTGGTCGCGGGCTGTCGGCCCCGACGCCGCGCGAAGTCCTTGCCCCTGCCGCGATGGACGCGCCGCTGGACGCGCCCGCGGTTAACGGTGAGCCCGCGGCGCTGGCCGCACCGCCGGCCGACGCGCCCGCCTCCGCCGAGGCACCCGTGCCTGTGGAGTTGGCACCCGCTGACCCGGCCCCCGCGGTTCAGCCGGCCGGCAACGACCTGCCAGCCGCGCTGGGCGAGCCCATCCCGGCGGCCGACCCGGCAGCACTCGCGCCGGCGGTGGACCTGCCACAGGCTCCCGCGGACCTCGCGCCCGCCCCGGCGAACCTGGCGCAGCCCGTCCCCGCAGACCTGGCGCAGCCCGTCCCCGCAGATCTGGCACCCGCTCCTGGTGATGTGGCGCCCGCCCCGGCGGACCTGGCGCAGCCCGTCCCCGCAGATCTGGCACCCGCTCCTGGTGATGTGGCGCCCGCCCCGGCGGACCTGGCGCCCGCCCCCGCGGACCTGGCGCCCGCCCCCGCCCCGGCAATCATCGAAACCGATTGGCAGCCTGCCGACCCGGCTCCCCAACCGGCTGATGTGCCGCAACCGGTTCCCGGCGACGTCGACAACGCGCCGGTGGAAATCCACCAGGTCGCCAACGTCGCCTACACGAAGAGACTGTGGGACGCGATCCGGGCGCAGGACATCAGCGGCAACGATGCGTTGGACGCACTCGCGCGCCCATCCGTCCTGAGCTGA
- a CDS encoding MoaD/ThiS family protein, with translation MTPVPNEPAGIRVTVRYFAAARAAAGTETETVTLRPGATLAELVDGLAVRGARLAAVLSRCSYLRDGIAVRDDATALSAGDTVDVLPPFAGG, from the coding sequence ATGACGCCCGTGCCCAACGAGCCCGCCGGTATTCGGGTGACCGTGCGCTACTTTGCGGCCGCGCGGGCGGCCGCCGGTACCGAAACGGAAACCGTGACGCTGCGGCCCGGCGCCACGTTGGCAGAGTTGGTCGACGGGCTCGCGGTTCGGGGCGCTCGCCTGGCGGCGGTGTTGAGTCGTTGCTCCTACCTGCGCGACGGAATCGCCGTCCGAGACGATGCGACGGCGTTATCCGCCGGCGACACGGTTGATGTACTTCCACCATTCGCCGGCGGCTAG
- the moaA gene encoding GTP 3',8-cyclase MoaA: protein MTLTALGLPMVRGRTNGSADALAVPGTGPLVDAFGRVATDLRVSLTDRCNLRCSYCMPADGLDWLPGGQLLRPDELTRLMRIAVTRLGVTNIRFTGGEPLLARHLEDAVAAAATLRPRPEISLTTNGVGLARRAAALADAGLDRVNVSLDSVDRAHFAAITRRDRLADVLAGLAAAKEAGLTPVKVNAVLDPITGREDVVELLRFCLAHDYQLRVIEQMPLDAGHRWRRDAALSADDVLAALRPHFRLRPDPAPRGSAPAELWLVDTGPNTPAGKFGVIASVSHAFCSTCDRTRLTADGQVRSCLFATEETDLRGLLRSGAGDDAIEAAWRAAMWAKPAGHGINDPDFVQPERPMSAIGG, encoded by the coding sequence ATGACACTGACCGCTCTGGGCCTACCGATGGTGCGCGGCCGCACCAACGGCAGTGCCGACGCGCTGGCCGTCCCCGGTACGGGCCCTTTGGTGGACGCGTTCGGCCGGGTCGCCACCGATCTTCGGGTGTCGCTGACCGACCGGTGCAATCTGCGGTGCAGCTATTGCATGCCGGCCGACGGCCTGGACTGGCTACCCGGCGGGCAACTGCTGCGGCCCGACGAGCTGACCCGGCTGATGCGCATCGCCGTCACCCGCCTCGGCGTCACCAACATCCGGTTTACCGGCGGTGAGCCGCTGCTGGCCCGCCACCTCGAAGACGCGGTCGCAGCGGCGGCCACACTGCGGCCCCGGCCGGAGATCTCGCTGACCACCAATGGCGTCGGGCTGGCGCGACGCGCAGCCGCCCTCGCCGATGCCGGCCTGGATCGGGTCAATGTGTCGCTGGACAGCGTCGATCGGGCCCACTTTGCCGCTATCACCCGTCGGGACCGGCTTGCCGACGTCTTAGCCGGCTTGGCCGCCGCCAAGGAAGCCGGTCTCACACCCGTCAAGGTCAACGCCGTGCTCGATCCGATCACCGGCCGCGAGGACGTCGTCGAGCTGTTGCGGTTCTGCCTCGCGCATGACTACCAATTGCGGGTCATCGAGCAGATGCCGCTGGACGCGGGCCATCGGTGGCGCCGCGATGCCGCGCTAAGCGCCGACGACGTGCTGGCCGCGTTGCGGCCCCACTTCCGGCTACGGCCCGACCCGGCACCACGCGGGTCGGCCCCGGCCGAACTCTGGTTGGTCGACACCGGCCCGAACACGCCGGCCGGAAAGTTCGGGGTGATCGCGTCTGTGTCGCACGCCTTCTGCTCGACGTGTGACCGCACCCGGCTCACTGCCGACGGCCAAGTCCGCAGCTGCCTCTTCGCCACCGAGGAGACCGACCTTCGCGGCCTGCTGCGCAGCGGGGCCGGCGACGACGCGATCGAGGCGGCGTGGCGCGCTGCCATGTGGGCCAAGCCCGCCGGCCACGGGATCAACGACCCCGATTTCGTCCAGCCCGAGCGCCCGATGAGCGCCATCGGTGGCTAA